The following DNA comes from Myxococcus fulvus.
TGCCCCCCGCTGGAAGCGCCTGGAGCCGGACGAGCGCCGCGAGCAGATCCTCGAGGTCGCCACCCGGCTGTTCGGTGAGCGCCCCTACGCGGACGTCTCCACCACGGACATCGCCAAGGAAGCGGGTGTCGCCCGCGGCCTGCTCAACCACTACTTCGGGCAGAAGCGCGACCTGTACCTCAAGGTCGTCAAGCGCATGCTCCTGATGCCCGGCCTGGAGGAGAAGGTCAGCAACACGGGCACCCTGCGTGAGCGCGTGGAGCGCAGCGTCCGGTGGTACCTGGACACGGTGGCCACCCACGGCAAGACGTACGTGGCCGTCACCGCGGTGGGCGGCATCGGCGCGGACCCGGAGGTCGAGCGCATCATCTCCGCCGCGGATGACGTGGCGGCGGCGAAGACGCTCGAGTTCCTGGGTCTCAAGGTGGAGGTGGGCAGCGACGCGCGCCACCGCGCGATGATGCGCTCCTACTCCGGCATGGTGAAGGCCACCATCCGCGAGTGGATTCGCGGCGGGACGCTCACGCGAGAGGAAGCGCACCTGCTGCTGAGCGAATCGCTCATCACGCTCGTTCGCGACGTCATCCCCCAACTGAAGAACATGCCGCCCCGCGCGGAGCCGGAAGCCACTCCCGCTCCGTCCCAGGGCGAGCGCGACCAGGAGCCCTGATGAGCCAGAAGCCTCTGTCGGGACGCACGCTGTTGATGTCCGGAGGAAGCCGCGGAATCGGCCTGGCGATTGGCGTCGCGGCGGGGAGGCTGGGCGCCAACGTGGT
Coding sequences within:
- a CDS encoding TetR/AcrR family transcriptional regulator, with protein sequence MSPSPAPRWKRLEPDERREQILEVATRLFGERPYADVSTTDIAKEAGVARGLLNHYFGQKRDLYLKVVKRMLLMPGLEEKVSNTGTLRERVERSVRWYLDTVATHGKTYVAVTAVGGIGADPEVERIISAADDVAAAKTLEFLGLKVEVGSDARHRAMMRSYSGMVKATIREWIRGGTLTREEAHLLLSESLITLVRDVIPQLKNMPPRAEPEATPAPSQGERDQEP